The genomic interval GCGGAGCCCGGTAGCGAGTATGTTCGCTTCGCGAGCGGCCGTGTGCTGCGGTTGGGCGAAGAGATCGGCGGGTTGCGCGAGGACATCTGGCGAACGCAGATCAAGCACACCCTGAAGCGGCATCTCGAGAAGGAGCTCCAAGTCCGCTCGCGGGGCCTGAAGGTGAGAAGTGGTCCCGCTTTCCTGGACAGGTTGGCGGCTGAGCTAAGGTGGACTCCACGGGTTGTCATCATGCCGCCTTCTGCAGTTGGTACTCCTCCATTGGGGTCCTGTCGTTGCTGAGGCTCGAATGGGGCCTCTCCTCATTGTACAGCCGCAGCCACGCCCCAATCCAGTCGCGTGCCTGGATGCCGTTCTCCAGATCGCGCAGGTAGACGCACTCGTACTTGA from bacterium carries:
- a CDS encoding transposase, giving the protein KYECVYLRDLENGIQARDWIGAWLRLYNEERPHSSLSNDRTPMEEYQLQKAA